A region of Microbacterium suwonense DNA encodes the following proteins:
- a CDS encoding rhomboid family intramembrane serine protease, whose protein sequence is MLTVLFVHGGFIHLALNMLALWMLGQILEPMLGRGRYLALYLISGLGGSVAVAILDPGAATVGASGALFGMMAALLIIGRHVGANVTGILVILVINFVFGVVVGGISWQAHLGGVVVGAIIAFIYTRTRRREQRIWQMVLLAALTVLLLVVVAFVPPALILG, encoded by the coding sequence ATGCTCACCGTGCTCTTCGTGCACGGCGGGTTCATCCACCTCGCGCTGAACATGCTCGCGCTGTGGATGCTGGGCCAGATCCTCGAGCCGATGCTCGGCCGCGGCCGCTATCTGGCGCTGTACCTGATCAGTGGGCTGGGCGGCTCGGTCGCCGTCGCGATCCTCGATCCGGGTGCCGCCACGGTCGGCGCCTCCGGCGCGCTGTTCGGGATGATGGCCGCGCTGCTGATCATCGGCAGGCATGTCGGTGCGAACGTCACCGGCATCCTCGTCATCCTGGTGATCAACTTCGTCTTCGGCGTCGTCGTCGGCGGCATCTCCTGGCAGGCCCACCTCGGCGGTGTCGTGGTCGGCGCGATCATCGCCTTCATCTACACGCGCACCAGACGCCGTGAGCAGCGGATCTGGCAGATGGTGCTGCTGGCGGCGCTCACGGTGCTGCTGCTCGTCGTCGTCGCGTTCGTGCCGCCGGCGCTGATCCTGGGCTGA
- a CDS encoding peptidylprolyl isomerase, which produces MPHASHVATLHTNHGDIVIDLYGDHAPNTVANFVGLADGTKDWMDPATGKPGEGPLYKDVIFHRIIPNFMIQGGDPLGQGVGGPGYNFNDEIHPELNFNEPYILAMANAGLRRNAITGKAEGTNGSQFFITTDPTPWLQGKHTIFGAVADDASKAVVDAISAVPTAAGDRPVEPVVLQSIDIVKA; this is translated from the coding sequence ATGCCTCATGCTTCTCACGTCGCAACCCTGCACACCAACCACGGCGACATCGTCATCGATCTGTACGGCGATCACGCCCCGAACACCGTCGCGAACTTCGTCGGCCTGGCCGACGGCACCAAGGACTGGATGGATCCCGCCACCGGAAAGCCCGGCGAGGGCCCGCTGTACAAGGACGTCATCTTCCACCGCATCATCCCCAACTTCATGATCCAGGGCGGCGATCCGCTCGGGCAGGGCGTCGGCGGACCCGGTTACAACTTCAACGACGAGATCCACCCCGAACTGAACTTCAACGAGCCCTACATCCTCGCCATGGCCAACGCCGGCCTGCGTCGCAACGCCATCACCGGCAAGGCCGAGGGCACCAACGGCTCGCAGTTCTTCATCACCACCGACCCGACGCCGTGGCTGCAGGGCAAGCACACCATCTTCGGTGCCGTCGCGGATGACGCCTCCAAGGCCGTCGTCGACGCCATCTCGGCCGTTCCCACCGCCGCCGGCGACCGTCCGGTCGAGCCGGTCGTGCTGCAGTCGATCGACATCGTCAAGGCCTGA
- a CDS encoding DNA helicase, which yields MNLSRKRKKELRKLQDNATQLWEAQQELVGHAADVAREAGRQLGHFNREQVVPVVQDTYNRRVAPTVDRGLKIGKQVVDDKVVPVVGGVVGTALSAWDVANAKRSKLMHGVAPAPKKKSLGLGSVVAIVLGAAAAIGVVVAAWQALRADDELWVADDPLSTPNA from the coding sequence GTGAACCTCAGCCGCAAGCGCAAGAAGGAACTCCGCAAGCTTCAGGACAATGCCACGCAGCTGTGGGAGGCGCAGCAGGAGCTCGTCGGCCACGCCGCCGATGTCGCCCGCGAGGCGGGTCGGCAGCTGGGTCACTTCAATCGCGAGCAGGTGGTTCCTGTCGTGCAGGACACCTACAACCGCCGCGTCGCCCCGACCGTCGACCGCGGGCTGAAGATCGGCAAGCAGGTCGTCGACGACAAGGTCGTGCCCGTGGTGGGCGGCGTCGTGGGCACTGCCCTGTCGGCCTGGGATGTCGCCAACGCCAAGCGCAGCAAGCTGATGCACGGTGTCGCTCCGGCACCGAAGAAGAAGAGCCTGGGCCTGGGCTCGGTCGTCGCGATCGTGCTCGGCGCCGCCGCCGCGATCGGCGTGGTGGTCGCCGCCTGGCAGGCTCTGCGCGCGGATGACGAGCTGTGGGTGGCGGACGATCCGCTGTCCACCCCGAACGCCTGA
- a CDS encoding aminoacyl-tRNA deacylase — protein MTASPAQGEAHERVRAAASARGLEIEIRERPAARSLPEAAALLGLQPADIVKTLVVKRSDDSYLFALVPGGRAISWPKLRTVVGVNRLRLPEPELALAATGYERGTIVPIGSTTDWPIYADESIIGRRVAMGAGAHGYSLFVDADALIRAYDATVADISVPEGARG, from the coding sequence ATGACCGCAAGCCCTGCACAGGGCGAAGCGCACGAGCGGGTGCGCGCCGCAGCATCCGCCCGCGGCCTCGAGATCGAGATCCGGGAGCGGCCTGCGGCGCGCAGCCTGCCCGAAGCCGCCGCGCTTCTCGGGCTGCAGCCGGCGGACATCGTCAAGACCCTGGTCGTGAAGCGCTCCGACGACTCATATCTGTTCGCGCTGGTGCCCGGTGGCCGCGCGATCTCGTGGCCGAAGCTGCGCACCGTGGTCGGAGTGAACAGACTGCGCCTTCCCGAACCCGAGCTCGCACTGGCGGCCACGGGATACGAGCGCGGCACGATCGTGCCGATCGGCAGCACCACCGACTGGCCGATCTACGCCGACGAGTCGATCATCGGGCGCCGCGTCGCGATGGGCGCCGGTGCGCACGGATACAGTCTGTTCGTCGACGCCGACGCCCTCATCCGTGCCTACGATGCCACCGTCGCGGACATCTCGGTGCCCGAGGGGGCCCGAGGCTGA
- a CDS encoding NUDIX hydrolase: protein MDLRVAAYAVVTDDDDRVLLARWTTGRRVAWTMPGGGLEDGEDPEVAVRRELREETGYQIETTELLGIHSRVIPASRRVGAASAPLHTLRIVYRGRITGGALRFEKNGSTDMAAWFTRDEIADLPRVKLVGIALRMAGIL, encoded by the coding sequence ATGGACCTGCGCGTCGCCGCCTATGCCGTCGTCACCGATGATGACGACCGCGTGCTGCTCGCCCGCTGGACCACGGGGCGTCGCGTCGCGTGGACGATGCCGGGTGGCGGGCTCGAAGACGGCGAGGACCCCGAGGTCGCCGTGCGGCGAGAGCTGCGCGAGGAGACCGGATACCAGATCGAGACGACCGAGCTGCTCGGCATCCATTCCCGCGTCATCCCCGCCTCACGGCGCGTGGGCGCGGCGTCGGCGCCCCTGCACACGCTGCGCATCGTCTACCGCGGCCGGATCACCGGCGGGGCGCTTCGCTTCGAGAAGAACGGATCCACCGACATGGCCGCCTGGTTCACGCGCGACGAGATCGCCGACCTGCCCCGGGTCAAGCTCGTCGGAATCGCGCTGCGCATGGCCGGGATCCTCTGA
- a CDS encoding aminotransferase class V-fold PLP-dependent enzyme: MSLPHDDIDPDGLLEYSVVFTDRSLNHMSARFVDVMQQTLAILRETYGADSAVVINGGGSYAMESVARQLATARTVLVVRNGLFSYRWSQILEAGSMASAVTVCAARPDGDGPQAAWSPAPIDEVTATIRAERPAVVFAPHVETAAGILLPDDYVRALADAVHEVGGVLVLDCIASGAMWVDMRELQVDVLLSAPQKGWSGTPGVGYVMLSERGRDAVASGASTSFALDLNRWLAISDGYRDGRAGYHATMPTDSIARNLEQMIETRERGLGALRDAQVELGTRVRALLAERGLPSVAASAFAAPSVVVVHTADEGLRTGARFKEQGVQVAAGVPLHCGEHESFSTFRMGLFGLDKLGDVDGTVARLATALDAMGA, translated from the coding sequence ATGAGCCTTCCTCACGACGACATCGACCCCGACGGACTGCTGGAGTACTCGGTGGTCTTCACCGACCGCTCCCTCAACCACATGTCGGCGCGCTTCGTCGACGTGATGCAGCAGACGCTCGCCATCCTGCGCGAGACCTATGGCGCCGACAGCGCTGTGGTGATCAACGGCGGCGGAAGCTACGCCATGGAGTCGGTCGCTCGCCAGCTCGCCACAGCCAGGACGGTGCTCGTGGTGCGCAACGGCCTGTTCTCGTACCGCTGGTCGCAGATCCTCGAGGCCGGATCCATGGCATCCGCCGTCACGGTCTGCGCCGCCCGGCCCGACGGCGACGGGCCGCAGGCAGCATGGAGCCCGGCTCCCATCGACGAGGTGACCGCGACGATCCGCGCCGAACGTCCCGCGGTCGTCTTCGCGCCGCACGTCGAGACGGCCGCCGGCATCCTGCTTCCCGACGACTACGTGCGCGCGCTCGCCGACGCCGTGCACGAGGTGGGCGGTGTGCTGGTGTTGGACTGCATCGCCTCCGGCGCGATGTGGGTCGACATGCGCGAGCTGCAGGTCGACGTGCTGCTCAGCGCGCCGCAGAAGGGTTGGAGCGGCACCCCCGGCGTCGGGTACGTCATGCTCAGCGAGCGGGGACGAGATGCCGTGGCATCCGGCGCATCCACCAGCTTCGCGTTGGACCTGAACCGCTGGCTGGCCATCTCGGACGGCTATCGCGACGGCCGGGCCGGCTATCACGCGACCATGCCCACCGACTCGATCGCCCGCAACCTCGAGCAGATGATCGAGACCCGCGAGCGCGGCCTGGGGGCCCTCCGCGATGCACAGGTCGAGCTCGGGACGCGCGTGCGGGCCCTGCTCGCCGAGCGCGGCCTGCCCTCCGTCGCCGCATCGGCCTTCGCCGCCCCCAGCGTGGTCGTGGTGCACACCGCCGATGAAGGGCTGCGCACCGGGGCCCGTTTCAAAGAGCAGGGCGTGCAGGTCGCCGCCGGCGTGCCGCTGCACTGCGGCGAACACGAGTCATTCTCCACATTCCGGATGGGGCTGTTCGGGCTCGACAAACTCGGCGATGTCGACGGCACCGTCGCCCGGCTGGCGACGGCGCTCGACGCGATGGGGGCGTGA
- a CDS encoding DUF6186 family protein has product MTELFDRLLDDRAVRLAVIVVWWWLGWHFLAGQTL; this is encoded by the coding sequence GTGACCGAGCTGTTCGATCGTCTGCTCGATGACCGGGCGGTGCGCCTTGCAGTGATCGTGGTCTGGTGGTGGCTCGGCTGGCACTTCCTGGCCGGTCAGACGCTGTGA
- a CDS encoding SDR family NAD(P)-dependent oxidoreductase, with protein MMPSLVLELAPRRIRINAVSPGAVDTPIWDKLGVPEDARAATRAGIPFGRFGTSDEVGEVVAFLASDAAAYITGQEVAVAGGW; from the coding sequence ATGATGCCCTCGCTCGTCCTCGAGCTGGCGCCCCGCCGCATCCGCATCAATGCCGTCAGTCCCGGCGCGGTCGACACCCCGATCTGGGACAAGCTGGGCGTGCCGGAGGATGCACGGGCAGCGACCCGTGCCGGCATCCCGTTCGGGCGCTTCGGTACGAGCGACGAAGTCGGTGAGGTGGTCGCCTTCCTTGCCTCGGATGCCGCCGCCTACATCACCGGCCAGGAGGTCGCCGTCGCCGGCGGATGGTGA
- a CDS encoding SDR family NAD(P)-dependent oxidoreductase produces MPTALIIGGTTGIGRATALALRRCGFDVAVTGRNPDSIAAARRELPEEVLVIRCDARSLSETDAMIETVRERFGTLDALFLNAGVSRPAAIADVTEASFDDQVDINFKGQYFTLQKALPLLRDGASVILTVGAGVSRGIAGEA; encoded by the coding sequence ATGCCCACAGCGCTCATCATCGGCGGAACGACCGGAATTGGCAGGGCCACCGCCCTCGCGCTGCGGCGGTGCGGATTCGACGTCGCCGTGACCGGTCGGAATCCCGACTCCATCGCCGCAGCTCGCCGAGAACTCCCCGAGGAGGTGCTCGTGATCCGCTGCGACGCACGTTCGCTCAGCGAGACGGATGCCATGATCGAGACGGTCCGAGAACGATTCGGCACCCTGGACGCACTCTTCCTCAATGCCGGGGTCAGCCGTCCCGCAGCGATTGCCGACGTCACCGAAGCCTCCTTCGACGATCAGGTCGACATCAACTTCAAGGGGCAGTACTTCACTCTGCAGAAGGCCCTGCCGTTGCTGCGCGACGGGGCCTCGGTCATCCTCACCGTCGGTGCCGGCGTGAGCCGAGGAATCGCCGGGGAAGCCTGA
- a CDS encoding TetR/AcrR family transcriptional regulator has translation MPADRSEPHSAPPARTDARRNRARIVAAATQVFSSTEGPVSMDSIARRAGVGSGTLYRHFPTREDLIEEVYRDQLDRLHSGAQELLRTQSPARALGEWMGLLADWAAAKHGMSDALASAMASGRIAPSAMRSELVQLLTAFLDAGGRTGDLRDDIDPADLGAVLAGALVVAGGAAQRDQLQRMLRIIVEGVLTREQ, from the coding sequence ATGCCCGCAGACCGCAGCGAACCCCACTCCGCACCACCGGCCCGCACCGACGCGCGCCGCAATCGAGCGCGGATCGTCGCCGCCGCGACCCAGGTGTTCTCCTCCACAGAGGGCCCGGTGTCGATGGATTCGATCGCCCGTCGCGCCGGCGTCGGCAGCGGCACGCTCTACCGTCACTTCCCCACCCGTGAGGACCTCATCGAAGAGGTCTACCGCGATCAGCTCGATCGTCTGCACAGCGGAGCACAGGAGCTGCTGCGCACGCAGTCGCCGGCGCGGGCGCTGGGTGAGTGGATGGGGCTGCTCGCCGACTGGGCCGCCGCCAAGCACGGCATGAGCGACGCGCTGGCCTCGGCCATGGCATCCGGCCGCATCGCCCCGAGCGCGATGCGCAGCGAACTCGTTCAGCTGCTGACGGCATTCCTCGACGCCGGTGGGCGCACCGGAGACCTGCGCGACGACATCGATCCCGCCGACCTCGGCGCGGTGCTGGCCGGAGCCCTCGTCGTGGCCGGTGGGGCTGCGCAGCGCGATCAGTTGCAGCGGATGCTGCGGATCATCGTCGAGGGCGTGCTGACGCGCGAACAATGA
- a CDS encoding MerR family transcriptional regulator, whose product MRIGELSRETGASPRAIRYYEQIGLLRSERRANGYREFDDNAIQTVTTIRTLFDLGFPSELVSRVLPCTGEAGPIAGDCGALMQRVAEIRDEMDTKARRLDATRDQLTQFLATSSQP is encoded by the coding sequence GTGAGAATCGGAGAGCTCAGCCGCGAGACCGGTGCGAGCCCACGGGCGATCCGGTACTACGAGCAGATCGGGCTGCTGCGCTCGGAGCGCCGGGCGAACGGGTATCGCGAGTTCGACGACAACGCCATCCAGACCGTCACAACCATCCGTACCCTCTTCGATCTCGGGTTCCCCTCCGAGCTCGTCTCCCGTGTTCTGCCCTGCACCGGAGAAGCGGGCCCGATCGCCGGCGACTGCGGGGCGCTCATGCAGCGCGTCGCCGAGATCCGCGACGAGATGGACACCAAGGCCCGACGCCTCGACGCCACCCGCGACCAGCTCACGCAGTTCCTCGCCACCTCGAGTCAGCCGTAG
- a CDS encoding NAD-dependent epimerase/dehydratase family protein, with translation MKIFLTGGTGYVGSVLLEHLLDAGHEVEALTRSTTGAQRLADAGATAVQGSLADADPLRAAAARADAVIHTAFDGTMSADAAATELTAVRALAAGAGEAGTGKPVLYTSTALVYGLDPAQDRHEDAQLPERSAQPVKGQAEQALLGAAGITPIVMRVALVHGRGGSGLVTGLIAGAASAGTAAYVDDGTQVWDAIDVDDLADLYVAALAHPRAGIYNAKGANPFTMRELAEAISAATGAQPVSLPRASAADALGPLALILGAPGTLAGDKARTTFGWTPLRGSLLDDIRTGSYRVVDPAVKRIV, from the coding sequence ATGAAGATCTTCCTCACGGGCGGCACCGGGTACGTCGGCTCGGTGCTGCTGGAGCACCTGCTCGATGCCGGGCACGAGGTCGAAGCGCTCACCCGCAGCACCACCGGCGCCCAGCGGCTCGCTGACGCCGGCGCGACCGCGGTGCAGGGTTCGCTGGCGGATGCCGACCCGCTTCGCGCGGCGGCGGCCAGGGCGGATGCCGTGATCCACACCGCCTTCGACGGCACGATGTCCGCCGACGCCGCCGCGACGGAGCTCACCGCCGTGCGTGCTCTCGCCGCGGGCGCGGGGGAGGCGGGAACGGGCAAGCCGGTGCTGTACACCAGCACCGCACTCGTCTACGGACTCGATCCCGCACAGGACCGTCACGAGGACGCGCAGCTTCCCGAGCGCAGCGCCCAGCCGGTGAAGGGCCAGGCGGAACAAGCTCTTCTCGGCGCCGCGGGCATCACCCCGATCGTGATGCGCGTCGCACTCGTGCACGGCCGCGGCGGGTCAGGTCTGGTGACCGGTCTGATCGCCGGCGCGGCATCCGCCGGCACCGCGGCCTACGTCGACGACGGCACCCAGGTCTGGGATGCCATCGACGTCGACGACCTCGCGGACCTCTACGTCGCCGCACTGGCGCACCCCCGCGCCGGCATCTACAACGCCAAGGGCGCCAATCCCTTCACGATGCGCGAGCTCGCCGAGGCGATCAGCGCTGCCACGGGCGCGCAGCCGGTCTCGCTCCCCCGCGCGAGTGCTGCCGATGCCCTCGGTCCGCTTGCGCTCATCCTGGGCGCACCCGGCACCCTCGCCGGGGACAAGGCCAGGACGACATTCGGATGGACGCCGCTGCGCGGCTCGCTGCTCGACGACATCCGCACGGGAAGCTACCGCGTTGTCGATCCAGCCGTGAAGAGGATCGTGTGA
- a CDS encoding TetR/AcrR family transcriptional regulator, with translation MARWAPDSRGRLENAAFELFEAEGFSATTVPEIAERAGLTTRTFFRHFADKREVLFADGAMSEYAQQIIADAPPASPRSRLCVIFCINRRRSSSVGGRIGSDACEPSWRQIRRFASASSRNGTSSPRRLKPD, from the coding sequence ATGGCGAGATGGGCTCCCGACTCCCGTGGTCGGCTGGAGAACGCCGCGTTCGAGCTTTTCGAGGCGGAGGGGTTCTCGGCGACTACCGTGCCGGAGATCGCCGAGCGGGCCGGGCTCACCACGAGAACCTTCTTCCGTCACTTCGCCGACAAACGGGAGGTGCTGTTCGCGGATGGTGCGATGTCCGAATACGCGCAGCAGATCATTGCGGATGCGCCCCCGGCCTCACCCCGATCGAGGTTGTGCGTCATCTTCTGCATCAATCGGCGGAGGAGCAGTTCAGTGGGCGGGCGGATCGGATCCGACGCGTGCGAGCCATCGTGGCGACAGATCCGACGCTTCGCGAGCGCGAGCTCGCGAAACGGCACGAGCTCTCCACGACGGCTGAAGCCGGACTGA
- a CDS encoding saccharopine dehydrogenase NADP-binding domain-containing protein translates to MEQADEVWVLGGTGRTGARAAAILAERGTRTVLVGRNAARLEAAAAETGATRTLIADDPAAMAAAIRRQRPAVVVNTVGPFSATSKPLAEACLPTTSYVDIANDVTTASTIAGLDEAARRHGRTLVTGAGFGVVGTEAPLTLLCDERPVPTTVRVDSVASFTTPAGTLGQALSDTMIEMFSTKGQRIVNGRFISAPIGSSALPLTLPDGSSVVTGAWPSGDLFAAHRISGAPEIIAATAEVPTGRAGRAALPVARAALRVGGLRRFAARRLAAMQVGERPMPRPNTWGHASAGWSDGRAHDAWLRAGDANDFTARVLAETAFRILNGNATPGAGTPIQLLGLDLVEAAGGEVYLA, encoded by the coding sequence GTGGAACAGGCCGACGAGGTATGGGTATTGGGCGGAACGGGAAGGACAGGGGCTCGAGCCGCAGCGATCCTCGCCGAACGCGGCACGCGAACCGTGCTCGTGGGAAGGAACGCCGCTCGGCTCGAGGCAGCGGCGGCCGAGACCGGAGCGACCCGGACGCTGATCGCCGACGATCCGGCCGCGATGGCCGCGGCGATTCGACGTCAGCGCCCCGCAGTGGTGGTGAACACCGTGGGGCCGTTCTCCGCGACGTCCAAGCCGTTGGCCGAGGCCTGTCTCCCGACCACCTCCTACGTTGACATCGCCAACGACGTGACGACAGCTTCCACGATCGCCGGCCTCGACGAGGCCGCGCGTCGGCACGGTCGGACGCTGGTGACGGGCGCAGGCTTCGGGGTCGTCGGGACGGAGGCTCCGCTCACACTCCTGTGCGACGAACGCCCGGTCCCGACCACGGTACGAGTCGACTCCGTGGCATCCTTCACGACCCCCGCCGGCACACTCGGCCAGGCCCTGTCCGACACCATGATCGAGATGTTCTCTACGAAAGGCCAGCGCATCGTGAACGGCCGATTCATCTCCGCACCGATCGGCTCCTCGGCACTGCCCCTCACGCTCCCCGATGGGAGCTCGGTGGTGACGGGAGCCTGGCCATCCGGCGACCTCTTCGCCGCCCATCGCATCAGCGGCGCGCCCGAGATCATCGCAGCCACGGCTGAGGTTCCGACCGGTCGAGCGGGGCGCGCCGCGCTGCCGGTGGCGAGAGCTGCCCTGCGCGTGGGCGGGTTGCGCCGGTTCGCCGCTCGCCGACTGGCCGCCATGCAGGTCGGCGAACGCCCCATGCCACGACCGAACACCTGGGGGCACGCATCCGCGGGGTGGTCCGACGGACGCGCACACGACGCATGGTTGCGTGCGGGCGACGCCAACGACTTCACCGCACGCGTTCTGGCAGAGACCGCCTTCCGCATCCTGAACGGGAACGCCACCCCGGGCGCAGGCACGCCCATCCAGCTCCTCGGCCTCGACCTGGTCGAAGCCGCGGGAGGCGAGGTCTACCTGGCCTGA
- a CDS encoding IS3 family transposase (programmed frameshift): MPKPFPKEFRDDVVRVAQAREANVTLAQIAKDFGVHVGTLDKWLREARIEGGEQPGVTRSESEEMRQLRKRNRLLEQEVEVLRRAAAYLSQAHLPKMMYPLVTELAADGIPVTVTCRVLKLSRQPYYRWLANPVAAGEIVEAYRANALFDAHKDDPEFGHRLLADEAGDAGEPMSDRTAWRITSANGWWSIFGKKRGKIGKKPGPAVHDDLCTVTDENGRVRHEFTADGPNELWLTDITEHRTAEGKLYLCAIKDVFANKIVGYSIDSRMKSSLAVRALENAVQMRGDVAGCVIHSDRGSQFRSRKFLRALTRHRLVGSMGRVAAAGDNAAMESFFALLQKNVLNRQSWATREQLRIAIVTWIERTYHRRRRQAALGRLTPIEFETIMNTTVALAA, translated from the exons ATGCCCAAGCCGTTTCCCAAGGAGTTCCGCGACGATGTCGTTCGTGTGGCGCAGGCCCGTGAAGCGAATGTCACGCTCGCGCAGATCGCGAAAGACTTCGGCGTGCACGTCGGCACGCTGGACAAGTGGCTTCGCGAAGCCCGCATCGAAGGTGGCGAGCAACCCGGAGTGACCCGCTCGGAGAGCGAGGAGATGCGGCAGTTGCGCAAGCGCAACCGGCTCCTGGAGCAGGAAGTCGAGGTGCTGCGGCGTGCGGCAGCCTATCTGTCGCAGGCGCATCTGCCG AAAATGATGTACCCGCTCGTGACAGAGCTCGCCGCCGACGGGATCCCCGTCACGGTGACGTGCCGGGTACTGAAGCTCTCCCGCCAGCCCTACTACCGGTGGCTCGCGAACCCCGTCGCGGCGGGCGAGATCGTGGAGGCCTATCGCGCGAACGCGCTGTTCGACGCGCACAAGGACGATCCCGAGTTCGGACACCGGCTCCTCGCCGACGAGGCGGGGGACGCCGGGGAACCCATGTCGGATCGGACCGCCTGGCGGATCACATCAGCCAACGGCTGGTGGTCCATATTCGGGAAGAAACGCGGCAAGATCGGCAAGAAGCCCGGCCCTGCAGTCCACGACGACCTCTGCACCGTGACCGATGAGAACGGCCGAGTACGGCACGAGTTCACCGCAGACGGGCCGAACGAGTTGTGGCTGACCGACATCACCGAGCACAGGACCGCGGAGGGCAAGCTCTATCTCTGCGCCATCAAGGATGTGTTCGCCAACAAGATCGTCGGGTATTCGATCGACTCCAGGATGAAGTCGAGCCTCGCCGTCCGCGCACTCGAGAACGCGGTCCAGATGCGTGGAGACGTCGCCGGCTGCGTCATACATTCCGACCGCGGGTCTCAATTTCGGAGCCGGAAATTCCTGCGTGCGCTGACCCGTCACCGCCTGGTCGGATCAATGGGCCGCGTGGCCGCGGCCGGGGACAACGCCGCGATGGAGAGCTTCTTCGCTCTGCTGCAGAAGAACGTCCTCAACCGGCAGTCGTGGGCCACCCGTGAGCAGTTGCGCATCGCGATCGTGACCTGGATCGAGCGCACCTATCACCGGCGACGCCGGCAGGCAGCTCTCGGGCGTTTGACGCCCATCGAATTCGAGACCATCATGAACACGACCGTCGCACTGGCGGCGTGA
- a CDS encoding transposase: MPKPFPKEFRDDVVRVAQAREANVTLAQIAKDFGVHVGTLDKWLREARIEGGEQPGVTRSESEEMRQLRKRNRLLEQEVEVLRRAAAYLSQAHLPGK, from the coding sequence ATGCCCAAGCCGTTTCCCAAGGAGTTCCGCGACGATGTCGTTCGTGTGGCGCAGGCCCGTGAAGCGAATGTCACGCTCGCGCAGATCGCGAAAGACTTCGGCGTGCACGTCGGCACGCTGGACAAGTGGCTTCGCGAAGCCCGCATCGAAGGTGGCGAGCAACCCGGAGTGACCCGCTCGGAGAGCGAGGAGATGCGGCAGTTGCGCAAGCGCAACCGGCTCCTGGAGCAGGAAGTCGAGGTGCTGCGGCGTGCGGCAGCCTATCTGTCGCAGGCGCATCTGCCGGGAAAATGA
- a CDS encoding DDE-type integrase/transposase/recombinase produces MMYPLVTELAADGIPVTVTCRVLKLSRQPYYRWLANPVAAGEIVEAYRANALFDAHKDDPEFGHRLLADEAGDAGEPMSDRTAWRITSANGWWSIFGKKRGKIGKKPGPAVHDDLCTVTDENGRVRHEFTADGPNELWLTDITEHRTAEGKLYLCAIKDVFANKIVGYSIDSRMKSSLAVRALENAVQMRGDVAGCVIHSDRGSQFRSRKFLRALTRHRLVGSMGRVAAAGDCESVEYLLAA; encoded by the coding sequence ATGATGTACCCGCTCGTGACAGAGCTCGCCGCCGACGGGATCCCCGTCACGGTGACGTGCCGGGTACTGAAGCTCTCCCGCCAGCCCTACTACCGGTGGCTCGCGAACCCCGTCGCGGCGGGCGAGATCGTGGAGGCCTATCGCGCGAACGCGCTGTTCGACGCGCACAAGGACGATCCCGAGTTCGGACACCGGCTCCTCGCCGACGAGGCGGGGGACGCCGGGGAACCCATGTCGGATCGGACCGCCTGGCGGATCACATCAGCCAACGGCTGGTGGTCCATATTCGGGAAGAAACGCGGCAAGATCGGCAAGAAGCCCGGCCCTGCAGTCCACGACGACCTCTGCACCGTGACCGATGAGAACGGCCGAGTACGGCACGAGTTCACCGCAGACGGGCCGAACGAGTTGTGGCTGACCGACATCACCGAGCACAGGACCGCGGAGGGCAAGCTCTATCTCTGCGCCATCAAGGATGTGTTCGCCAACAAGATCGTCGGGTATTCGATCGACTCCAGGATGAAGTCGAGCCTCGCCGTCCGCGCACTCGAGAACGCGGTCCAGATGCGTGGAGACGTCGCCGGCTGCGTCATACATTCCGACCGCGGGTCTCAATTTCGGAGCCGGAAATTCCTGCGTGCGCTGACCCGTCACCGCCTGGTCGGATCAATGGGCCGCGTGGCCGCGGCCGGGGACTGTGAGAGTGTCGAGTACCTCCTGGCGGCCTGA